The segment TGCTGCACATcgcctgcagcagggcaggctcCGGCCACTGCAAAGCAGAGGATGCAGCAGCCTCGTGCCTAAAAACTGATTAAAAACCTTAagtcctcttttctctcttgcatCACTGCTAGGATAAATAGTGCATATTTCAGACCCGGAAGGTGGGTCTCTGGTTTCACCCCATTCCTGTGAGCATTAACCCTGAGCCACAGCGACGGTCAGGAATGTCcggggagcagagggagcaaATTGCCCCGAGCTGTGAGGAGCCTGAAGAGAGGAATTTACCTCCCCGGCTGTGGAGCTGAGCTCAGATCAGCACTAATCCCAGTGCTCTGTGGGGACCAGGGGTCACGCTGCTCCATGCATCGGGCACAGGGGTGTCCCTTTGGTGAGCTGTGTGGGCTCTCTGTTCTTTGGAGTCACGTCTGGGGACAGTGAGGGTGGCAGAAAGTCCTTTTTTGGGGAGAAGTTGAGGTGTTTGAGGCTGCAGCCGTGGCTGAAGGTGGGACGATGTTTGGTCGATGTTTCCGCGGGGCCCGAGGGCTGCTGTGCCCGCATCTCTGCTCCGTGCAGCCCCGGCATCTCCCCCTGACGACCCTCGGCCGTGGGTCCCCGGGGTGCCCCGCACCCACCTCCCCTTCGCTGCATCGATCCCACGGCAGCGCACCCGGCGTTCCCCACCCCCGGGGCCGCAGCCCATCGCCGTGACACCGCCACGGCCGCCGCCACGCGGCCTTCCCGTCCCCGCCGCCGCTAGTGGCCACTGCCGCCGTCGGCTCCCGGAGCGTCGGCGGAGCAGGCAGCCCTCGCCGCAAGATGGCTGCTGCCGTGCTGCCGTGACCGCGGGCTTTGTTCCCGCAGCCGCCGCGCTCGGGGCCGCGCAGCGCCCGCCCCGTGCACCGAACGGGacccggcggggcgggggctgcGCCGCTTCATCCCGCGGCCGGGATTGGGGTCGGGGCCtcctttgccttcttttttttagcgctgtttgggttttgtttcatttattgtttttttttaattggatttttttttgtcttctcctgtttaaaaaacaaattccGGGAAGTTTTCCACCCCCTCGCCCCAAAGCTCATGGCAGCGGCTCCATGGTACGTATGTATAGAGGGCGGGTGGGTGTGCGGGGCCGTGGGGGAGTTGCATGCGGCTCTGCTCGCACTCGGAGCAGCTCCGCACGGAGCCCGGCGGGCATCGCAGGGCACGGCCGGGGCTGCGGGACCGGACCGAGAGCATCACTGCAGGGAACAGCCCGGCTGGCGGTGAAACCCTGCCCGAACTTCCTTGCAGCCGGAGCtcctggggcagcagcacacGCAGGAGTGGGGTGCGGTGCCGACAGCCCCAGCGCTGCCTCCTCCCGACGAAGTGCAGCATTAACTGCGCGTGGGTGCCCCGCTGCGCTGCCGGGCGGGACGCGGCAGCGGCTCCTGCAGCCCCCGCATCCCCCGCACCGCCCCCTGCGCTGCCCCACGGCGGGGTGTCCCCGGGCTCATCGCTGggaggtgtttgtttttctttccacgGGAGGAGTTTTTTGCTGGGCTGAGTGTGGGTGCAGCGCGTGGCCGTGGTTGGACAGAGGGACAGTGCAAGCCGGGCGCTGGGATCGATGCCTGCCCGGTTTGGGGCAGATATCGGGGATTGCACGGTGCCATCCCAGGCAGGAAGCGGCCGACAGGCCTGCCCTGCCAACCGCAGAGGGAACATTTAGCAAGGCAGGTCCTGGCTTTGGCTCCACATGGCAACCCCCTTCTGTTTCCTAATGAATGGACTGCAAAGCAGATTCTCTCTgcaggtgatgctgcaactTTGCACAGTTGCACAGTCACCCGGTGCTGGGAATTGTCCCCTGGCTGCCCATGGCTGCCCCATGCTCTAAGGGGACAGTTGGCTCAGAGGGAGCAAAGCCAGCAGCTACATGGTGAAGGCAAATGCGTGGAGGGCTCTGTGCACCTGCTGGGAGCCCTGGGAGCACTGCGGGCAGGGGGcagctcagcccttcctcaCCCAATGGATGAAGGATGTTTTGCAGCACCCAGGGGCTCCAGCACCCAAATCTCAGTGCTTTCTGTGGTGGCTCCAGCCCGTGGGGGTTTTGTTCTGTAGGAATAAACCATAAATCCCTCATGGGCTCCTCAGTGAGTAGTGCTGAGTGCTTCTTGGCTTGCACTGATGACTCACCATGGAAGGTCTGtgtgttccccccccccacatgcTTTGGTTCTCCAGCAAGAATAATTATCAAAGCTGCACGCTGTGAGGGCCCTAATCCCTTTCCCTTGTGTCTCTTTCATCTCCAGTCAAACCAGGAAAGTGGTACTAGACCTTCCTTACCCAATTAAATGTAGAGGCTGCTCCTCCAAGGCACGTCTCGGTTCAGCCTTTGGTTTCCCCACCGCAGCATTATGGTGCCTCCAGGGAAAAAGCCGGCTGGGGAAACTTCCAATTCCAATAAAAAGTGTAAGCGCTATTTCAATGAGCACTGGAAGGAGGAATTTACCTGGCTGGAGTTTGACTATGAGAGGAAACTCATGTTTTGCGTAGAGTGCCGGCAGGCGCTGGTGAAGAACAAACACGGTAAAGCAGAGAATGCTTTTACTGTGGGCACGGACAACTTCCAGCGCCACGCGCTGCTGCGGCACGTCACGTCGGGCGCGCACCGCCAGGCCTTGGCCGTCAATCGGGAGCAGGTGGCCTTCGAGGCCCGCGGGCACGCAGAGCTGCGCTCGGTGCTGAAGGTGGAGGTGAACCCGGCCAAGGTGGCCGTCCTCACCACCGTGTATTGGATGGCCAAGGAGGAGATCCTGGATGAGAAGTGCTCCTCGCTGCTGGACCTGCAGAAGTTCAACCTGTGCCAAGCGCTGCTCGCCTCTGAGCACAGCGAGCGCTACCACGCCGGCAGCCTCCGGGACATGCAGGTGTGTAACCACGGGTCTCCTGGCTCATCCCTGCCCGTGTTcagtgctgcccacagccctggtGTTCACAGGGCGGTTTGGTGCCTGCACCGGGAGCTGTGCAGCACCCTAAGGGTGCACCGGGCACCACCTGTGGCTCATTGGGCACTGTGTGCGTGAGCAGGAGCCTTAAGCACGTGCTCCATCCCATGGGAAGGGTCTGAGGCAGGTGTGGGCTCTGCCCACCTGCACCAAAAGCACATGTTTGCAGTGGGGACTGCAGGAAGCAGCCTTCATTCGAGGCCATGCAGAGTGTCTGTGCTCCTCGTGGAGCTGGGCCGTGTCCGCAGTGCTCCTCGCTGTGTTCTGCCCACAGGTGGGGGACAAagccaggcagctctgctgctccccgCTGCTTTTGGTGCAGACTGTAGACAGTGCCTCCATattaaatgtatgtatgtacatctATTAATTTGGCATCTAGTTGGTGTCATTCCCTGCTGTGACAAAGCAGGGGATGGAGAGGCTAGAGAAAGCAATGGGGCCGTTGAGGACACCCTGGGCTCGTGGCCACGTGTGTGCATGGAGGGATGCAGTCCCTGCAAGGCAGCGCTGAGGGTGAAGGCACAGACTTCAGCCAGCACAGGAACACACgggattttccttctttgccttAAACTGAGTGATCAAAAAAGACTGAGTGGCCAGAGaggattttcttaattttccaaGTGCTTCGTGCCtgttaaaatcaaattaattttttagTGAAGCTTGGCGGGTCGCCAGGCTCTTTAGATACAGAAGGAGCCCTACTTGGCTGCAGATTGGCTAAATCTGCTCATTAGATTTCGCAGCCTggagcacagctcccagcacctgCACACGTAAGGGAGTCCTCCCCACAAAGCGGAGGCATTTCCACCAAGTGGGTAAAATGGAGtgaaggaagggatgctgtgAAGTTTTATTGCTGCTCCTGACTGTGTTTTGCCTGTAAAGCACAGGAGTGGTGGAGTTGCAACTGAAAAAGTGGAGTTCTGGTGCCTTAGTGGACTCCTGGGGCAGGCAGGGTCTTGGAGCCCTTAGGATGTGGGGTGGGAGCAGGGTGGGCAATGCGGGGCTGCTTGTggccagcactgctgagctgaacTGTGCTTGGGCTGCAGCCAGAggagagggcaggcagcagattagagaagagaaagctgttgCCAGCAGGGAGTTGATTTGTACAGACAACTTGTACAGCATTATCACATTGAAATTGCTTCTGAGGTCTGCGGACACCAGTGTAACataacctgctgctgcagggtgaTTCAGCGCTTGTGGCCATTGTGGTGCTGTTGCTGTGCACTTGGATGGAACAGAGGGAAAATGAACCCCAGTGAGTTGTGAGCGATACAGTGGGCATGGGAGCACGGCCTGTCTGTAAGTGATGTTGGCAGGGATGCTTCCGTGGCTCTTTCCACCAGGAAGCTGTTCTCCAAACTCCTGTGCCaaagggctgcaggcagtggaGGTACTCCATGCTTTAAGCTACAGTTTAGGGAAGTGCTGTCATTCAGGCAGGGATGCCAAGTCACTCCTGGTTTCAAGCACGTGTTTGAAGTTGCTGTTTGGAAGTAACAATGTCCCACTGACTTTCTCTGGCTCCTAAAAAAGGGCAGAATTTACTGATATCTGCGCTTTGGGTTTCAGAGCAATTTTTAGGCACCTGAGTTTAAGATTCGCAGCTGAATCAGTGAGCAGCTTAAACTGTGAGCAAATGGGCTTCAATGCCTCTGGACCATGCTGGGCTTTGAAGGCACACACTCAGGTGCTTTGATGCCAGTGGGAGCCGAGCATGTGCTTatggctgctctcagtgctggggctcCCATTGCCTTTGGGGAGATCCCAGTGGGGATGCAGTGCAGCTCATTTTGCTACAGGTGCTGTGCCTCTCCCATGTGCCTTTACAGatcatttgtatttctctctccctccctcctgccctgcacacCTTTCACTGCCTCAGGCAGCGATGGCCAAGGTCCTGCACAATGAGGACCGGCACCGCATCAAGGCATCTCCGTTTGTCGGGCTGGTGGTGGATGAGACGGTGGACGCAATGGAGCACCGCAGCCTGGCCGTGTTCAGCACCACCGTGTCCCCCTGCAGCGGGCAGACCTCGGCCACCTTCCTGGGCACCTTTGAGCTGCTGGCCGGTGAGGCCGCCACGGTGACGGGCAAAGTGGGTGAGGTGCTGCGAGCCTTCGGCATCCCGGCCATGAAGCTCACCTGGCTGAGTGCGCACAGCGCATCGCTGGGGGCTgagcggcggagcggggccggcaCTGCGCTGAGCTCGCTCTGCCCGCTGCTCACCGAGATGCACTGCCTGTCCCAcggcagctccctgctgcccacccaCAGCAGCCTCAGCATCGAGTACCTCCAGAAGTACGAGACCACGGTAGATGCCATTTACAGGCTCTACTCCAGCCCCACGGGGGAAAGCAgtgggctgcaggagctgtggagCGTTCTGGACCTCTGTGAGATCGACCTTGGCAGTCCCAGGGCCATCTGCTGGACTTCCATCTTCCCGGCCGTGGAGGCCATCGACTCCTCATGGCCcacactggtgctgctgctggagagcgAGGCGGAGCGGTCGCCCGTGGCCCTCGGCCTCTGCCAGGAGCTCAAGAAGTTCCATTTTGTGGCCTTCACCAAGATCCTGCTGGACGTCCTCCCCATCTTCCAGAAGCTCAGCCGCTTTTTCCAGATCGAGGACTTTGACCTCTCCATCCTGAAGCCCATCGTCTCCGCCACGGCCACCACCCTGCAGGCTCAGAAGGGCTCCAGTGGCCAGAACCTGCAGGAGTTCCTCAGCGCCATGACTGAGCACCCACAGGGCAAGCGGGAGGGCGAGAGCCGGCTCTACTACAAGGGTGTGGAGTTGGCCAATTGCTCCCCTGGGCACTTGCAGCACTTTGAGCACCTGAAGGACTCCTACCTGGAGAGCATGCGGGGCAGCCTGCTGGACAGGttccccagcagcatcctggaGGCCGTCAGCTCCTTCTCGGCCATCTTCAACCCCAAGTGCTACCCCCAGACTCTGGAGGATATTGGCACCTATGGGGTCAGCGAGCTGAACTTCCTCCTTCAGTTGTACTCCCAGGTGGTGGTCAGTGAGAGGGCCCTGAGCGACTTCCCCCTGTTCAAGAGGATCGTCTTCAGCCTCAGCCAGCTCTCCTTCAGGGACCTCTGTGTCAAGCTGGTCTACAGCAGCTCTGAGATGCACGAGCTCTTCCCAGACTTTGCTGTCCTCGCAGCCATTGCCTTGGCCTTACCGCTGGGTTCGGTGCTCGCCAAGAAGATCAGCCGGGGCCGGGAGCTGCTGAAGCGCGGCCGGTCACGCTGCACCAAGGATGAGGGGCTCTCCAACCTCATGAAGATTGCCATTGACGGGCCGGCCATCGACGAGTTTGACTTTGCGTTGGCCATTGAGTATTATGAGAGCATGAAGGAGTCTGGCTTCATCAAGACACAGGTGAAGTGAGCGGTGGGCAGCAgatgcagagccctgcaggcaggagcCAGGACTTACAGCTGCCCCAAGCATCACCAGCCATCATCATCACAGAGGTGCCAACCACCACTGGGACTGGATTCCAGGGGAAGCCCCACAGAGCCACACTGGTCCCTCTGCCACCCCTCCCTTCACCCCCCAAACACACGTCTGGGTTGGCCGGGGGTTACAGTCTGGGGCTGTCCCTGTTGGTGTCACCGTGGCTCACATCCCATCACGCCGTCGGGGCTTTCCagggttttggttttcattttatgatTGGAGGTGAAAGCAGATCTTCTCCTGAGCTCACCTCGCCTTTGCACAACAATACCTGGCAGCTTCTCCGTAATACTCTGCAAAAATATCtgagttttgttattttggAGCCTTGAGAAGGAATGCAGGAAGGCAGCGGATCCCTGCAGGAGGCCCCGCAGTGCCCTGCACACGGTGTCTCTTGGTGTCCTCACCCACAGCACACGGCATTTCAACAGCAGCCAGTCCTGATCATTTCCAAAGCAATGATGTAGAGGCCGATGTTGTGCTCACTGAGGAAACAGTGGCTTTTCAATGCATCATTGTGTACATATGTGTATGTagatacatataaatatatatataaatatatatattaaaaagatcTACCTTAACTTTCCTCGTGTTTAACGCTATCTAAAAGaactttggtttttttcttcaatgagAGAATAAATGATGAGCGGGGTCCAACAAGAGCCCGTAGTGAATGAATTCCTTTGTCTTTTCAAAGCAGCATCGTGCAAATTGTGCCCAGCGTGCTCTGAGTGCTCTGCAGCCGTGCAGCAAAGGGCCCTTTAACCATCAGCTCACAACCCGGGACAGCCGGGTGTGTTCATTtggttttcctctttcccatcCCTCACCTGTAAATGagcaaaactttgtttttgACTGAAGTTCCTGGTCAGGTCCGGGGTGGTACCGAGGCGGTGATGCATCCCTCGCTCcccctctctgctctcctgcctgcagccctggcacCGGGAGCGCGCACGTGCGTTCCCCAGCGAGCCCCTGGGAAGAGCTGGAGCGCATTCAGTCCACGCTTGGCCGGAgacaaaaagcttttaaagctCCGGGTGAGGAATTTGAGACATCACCGAAATTTGCTGCGAACACCTACCAGGGCAGCGGGAGCCAGACTGCTTCTGTGCGAGTGAACAGCGCCTGCCTCCATCTGCCTGGTGCAGACCCCGCGCCAgctgccatcccagcacaggGCGCTGCGCGGGGGCTCTGAGGGCACCCGGCATCCATCCGTGGCTGCGGGACCTCAGCAGCACCCCCAGAAATGCAGCTGTGGAGCGGGGCGCAGCTCCCTGGGGTTTGTGCTGGGAACGGGGATCACTTCGTTGCCGTCGGAGCTTTGGGAACGCTCCCAGGCAGCGCCAGGAGGAGCAGCGCGCACTGTTGGCATCCTCTGCCATGTCTGGGGGAGGCAGAAACTCAGCGCTCATTGGGGACAGTGCCCACGGCCGTGCCCGTCCCCTCGGGTAAGGTCGTGTCACCCTAGACAGACCCGAAGGTCCCGCTGCTCTCACCGAAGCAAATCCCCTTAACTGAGTGTCTAATTAATACCTAAAAATacagcccacagctgctgctggaatcTGCCCTGCAGCAAAGGTAAGGTGAGAGCTGCCGCCCTGTGACCTTGAGGGGGGGGGGTGACCCCAGCACTGTGTGGGCCCCGGGGTCGGGCTGGGAGCTCAGGATGGGCCCAGGAGCTCGGCTCAccctggagctgtggctgtgctgctctcctgcccacTCTGTGGATGCGGCCCTCGTACTGTTGTGCTCACATGAGGTCTCAGCAGACTGCAGCTGGCAGTGACTCCGTCCCCACGTGGTGTGAcaatttccctcttttcccctttccagcaatgcagctcaggctgcagctcagccctttGCTGGGCTCTGCCATTCCTCCCATTGCCCACAACGGGCTCCTGCCCTCTGCCTACACAGCCTCACTCTCTGTTGggtgctgcacagtgctgcacagcactgtcTGATGCTGTTTGCCATTCCCTGCggccctgctgctccaggagggGACTGAAGGTTGCGATCCCTCCTCGCCCTCCCACGAGTCCCATCTCAGAGGCTCCTGGGGGCTCCCTGATCTCTCCCTGTCTGTTTCTCTCCTGACTTTCCTCCCATCCCATTAGCCTTCCATTTGGGACTGCAGTTTTGCTGAGCTCACTGTCAGCAGCAGATGGGTTCTGCTGGCACCGTGGTGCTGGCGGAGCTGCAGACCCCACTTGCTCCATTGCCTTCAGTGGGGCAGAGGCTCTGGGTTTGCTCCCCATTGTTGGTCCCGATGTTACATGCAATTCAAAGTGCATTTTAAGACCAGCACAAGCAATGCAAAGTGCATGGACAAAGCCAAACGGAACCCCTGCGATCCGTTCTGAATGCCTTCACTGGAGGCGTTGCTGTGGCACAATTGGGGCTGTGTGTGTATTCTGGGGGGGGCCGTGGGGGTCAGGCCCTGACTGTGGGGCTCTGCATCCCCAGGGATGTGAGGCAGAAGTACGGCTTCGTGGCCCAGAAGGTTAATGATGCATCGCTCAGCTGTTCCCGCTGCCTTTTGCTGCTCCCtcgttgctgctgctgtttgatttctttattttggggCAGTTTCACAGATTTCCCTTCTGGGTGACTCTGGAATTAACTCGATCACTGCACGCCCGATGAAGCAAAATGTGAATTTCCCCCGCAGTCAGGGCTGACTCAGGGGCTGCTCGGCGCAGATGAAGGAGCGGCCGTGTGCGCTGTGCCAGAAAGAGGTCGTTTTTGCCCTCAGGGCTGCAAGCGTGGCTCTCAAAGCCACAAAATCACCCAAAATTTTGCATTTTGGACTTTTCTTTCGGTGCTCCCCAGCTGagagcacccagagctgctgcgGGGCAGTGGGTGGGGGACGCTGCTGtccctctcccctcccagcAGAGCCTTCTGCTTCCCCTGCTGTAAGGGTGAGagggctgagctcagagctgtgACCCCCAGAGGAGCAAAGCCCCAGAGATGGGGTGGAAAAGGAGCAGGAAATCAACAAATGAAACCCAGAATTTCTGCCCAGCTGTGAGATGGGCTGCGGGAGGGACAAGGAGCGGGGCTGTGTGAGATGCGAATGGGCTTCTGTGGCTCACAGTGTTCTGAAacctttttaaatgtatttaattctattttatcttatttgtTGATGTGTtgactcccccccccccccactcctcagccccaacccaacccatgtTGGGGAGAGGAAGGGGTCAGGGCTGGGAGAGGCCACACAGAAAGCTGGTGCttgggcactgccctcccctTCGGGTCCCCCCCATCTGCTGCTCCCCACGgtgttttctttaaagcagaATATTATTAATACCCGCACTATTTTTACCTGGCAGCCGGAGCTCACAGTGGTGCGGGGGAAGATGCGAGGCAGCCGGCGGAGCTGAGCCTGGGGGAGGCTGCAACTGCATGGGGGGGATTCAGGGGGTTCCACCCAAAATAGCAaaagggcagagctggggcGCCCCAGATCCCACACTGTGCACAGTGGGGGCTGTAACCCCCCCACCCTATTGCAGCCCACACTGACGCTGCTCTCCCTCTGCCTCCAGGTCCCTCCGGACACAGCAGCCCCCTCCTCGCATCGCTGCCGATCCCCGGGCGGCCGCTGCACTCCCCGCTGGACATCAAACACTTCCTGACCTTCCGCCTCAACGGGACGTCCCCGCTCAACCTCTTCCCCAACTTCAACACGGTGAGTGCCCGCGGGTGGGGGGCACCGGCTGTGGggcacctcctgccctgcacCTCCTGAAGGTCCCTCTTCCAACCCAGCCGGGTGATTTCTGGTCTAATtccagggcagcacagctgtgccgTGTACCTGTCTGTCCATTGGTGCAAACAGAGCCAGGGCAGGGTGTGAGGGCAGTGGTAATGAACCCCCCCAGCTGGTTCCTGCCCCATCCGCTGCTCTTAGAAAGCAAAATTAAGAAGGTGGTTTGTCTAAACCAAGATGGATGGGGTTTGCTGCGGGAATCGATAGTAATAAAGTAGCTGTGGGGAGCGGTTTGttggttttgaaataaataaagggggaaaaaaggaggaggggcagctcagggctgagctgtgtgtgtgtcccgCAGGGCTGCGCTGCGGCTGCAccttctgcttcttcccctTCAGCCCAATGTGGGGCTGCCTgcccccttcccacccccacaCGCTGATCACTGATTCTCCCTGCCCTTTTGTCAGTACTGAGATTAAACGTGCTCCAAAGGTGCAAATTATCACCGAGATCTTCAAAGTCGGCTGTAGAAATGAAGCACCAGAtccgtgctgctgctgaatgggGCTCAGACACTTAACTCCTCTAAACCCTTTTGAAAACCCCCACTTCTCTGCCTCTCCCTGTGCTAACAAGCAGGGGCACGCGAGGGGAGGGCTTTTCGATGCCATTACCGCGGCCGCTCtttgtctgtgtttctgttttcagtcattGGAGTCAGGAGTTGACTTGAAGCAGACCCTGTTCTGCTTGGTGTTCACTTGCCCCCATCTTGGCACGcgctctgcagagctcaggaaaGCCCAAAGCAATTGGAGGATCACTGCTGGAGCCgcagtgctgtgtggggctgagccCGGAGCCCCACGGGGTGCTGCAAGGGAGGGGGCAGATTGCAGTGGTGTCACAGCAGGCCCTGcctgagctctgtgctcagcccagcgctgctgctgggtgcagcagGCTCTGCCCGCAGTGCTGGGTAACCTCACCCTGCGCTCTTGGAGCGGGTCACACAGCTCTCATGAACCCAGCAGATGTTTTACTCTGGAGCGAGCGAAGCCTTTCCAAACTGAGCTCTTAAAGC is part of the Excalfactoria chinensis isolate bCotChi1 chromosome 24, bCotChi1.hap2, whole genome shotgun sequence genome and harbors:
- the C24H17orf113 gene encoding uncharacterized protein C17orf113 homolog; protein product: MVPPGKKPAGETSNSNKKCKRYFNEHWKEEFTWLEFDYERKLMFCVECRQALVKNKHGKAENAFTVGTDNFQRHALLRHVTSGAHRQALAVNREQVAFEARGHAELRSVLKVEVNPAKVAVLTTVYWMAKEEILDEKCSSLLDLQKFNLCQALLASEHSERYHAGSLRDMQAAMAKVLHNEDRHRIKASPFVGLVVDETVDAMEHRSLAVFSTTVSPCSGQTSATFLGTFELLAGEAATVTGKVGEVLRAFGIPAMKLTWLSAHSASLGAERRSGAGTALSSLCPLLTEMHCLSHGSSLLPTHSSLSIEYLQKYETTVDAIYRLYSSPTGESSGLQELWSVLDLCEIDLGSPRAICWTSIFPAVEAIDSSWPTLVLLLESEAERSPVALGLCQELKKFHFVAFTKILLDVLPIFQKLSRFFQIEDFDLSILKPIVSATATTLQAQKGSSGQNLQEFLSAMTEHPQGKREGESRLYYKGVELANCSPGHLQHFEHLKDSYLESMRGSLLDRFPSSILEAVSSFSAIFNPKCYPQTLEDIGTYGVSELNFLLQLYSQVVVSERALSDFPLFKRIVFSLSQLSFRDLCVKLVYSSSEMHELFPDFAVLAAIALALPLGSVLAKKISRGRELLKRGRSRCTKDEGLSNLMKIAIDGPAIDEFDFALAIEYYESMKESGFIKTQVK